One window from the genome of Oceanidesulfovibrio indonesiensis encodes:
- the infB gene encoding translation initiation factor IF-2, which yields MTITVKDLSNELGVNKKELIQALRELGVQVKSHMSAVDDEQAAEMRARFKNGGEEGGAGMVRKEVQPGVIVRRRRKPKAGAPEEEHAEETAEEIAEATVEDAVAEAEEAAPAEPMAEAPAAEKAEPAKARGARIISAPGEAAPEPEPEAEPEPAEATAEVASEQEPAEAAPAEEPEAEAPVAEKHAVVEAPAEAEAPAEEQAEEPVRKPEEEAAEAAPEKADTAEKTAEEAKKKAKDKKPKKKARKEPETGPQVRVISMPDPAEVARAQAEAELAKEGMPDPSGRAPRPATPGTPPPSQRKGSVRKKDRRVVDFSQNLSEEEDRRRASLQAKKKKAQPVRDKTGGKTRPRRGRRPQFDAEHAHSATMAEQASQPLKQAKRKLRIDEAIRVSDMAHQMGVKAQSVIKVLLGLGVMATINQSLDFDTAGLVASEFGYEVEKVGFSEDAYIAPREEDSPETMKSRPPVVTIMGHVDHGKTSLLDAIRESNITGGEAGGITQHIGAYHVPTPRGEVVFLDTPGHEAFTAMRARGAQVTDIVVLVVAADDGVMDQTREAVNHSRAAGVPIVVAVNKMDKEGADPDRVKRELADLGLLPEDWGGETIYGHVSAKEHTGLDELLEMIILQAEVLELKANPDKPARGHIVEARLDKGRGAVATVLIQEGTLRQGDPFVCGLFSGRVRAMFNDKGEKVDAAGPSIPVEVQGFEGVPEAGDEFVGVEDDKVARRIAEARQLKQREKELAKESKITLETFLAKKAEGEARILNLVIKSDVQGSLEAVSEALAKLSTDEVKVHVIHGGTGAITESDIMLASASEAVIIGFNVRPSAKVKDVAEQEKVDIRFYDIIYKLVNDIKDALSGMLAPEVREVYLGQAEVRDTFSVPKVGTVAGCAVMDGKITRNAGIRLLREGVVIYTGTVSSLKRFKDDVKEVQKGYECGIGLTNYNDIKVGDIIEAFEEVEEARTLD from the coding sequence ATGACGATCACTGTCAAAGACCTGTCCAATGAGCTCGGGGTCAACAAGAAAGAGCTCATCCAGGCCCTGCGCGAGTTGGGTGTCCAGGTAAAAAGCCACATGAGCGCCGTTGACGACGAACAGGCCGCAGAAATGCGCGCACGCTTCAAAAACGGCGGTGAGGAAGGCGGAGCCGGCATGGTCCGCAAGGAAGTGCAGCCCGGCGTCATCGTACGCCGTCGGCGCAAGCCCAAGGCCGGTGCTCCGGAAGAGGAGCATGCCGAGGAAACTGCCGAAGAGATAGCCGAAGCGACAGTCGAAGATGCCGTCGCGGAGGCGGAAGAAGCTGCTCCGGCAGAACCAATGGCCGAGGCTCCTGCGGCCGAAAAGGCCGAACCTGCGAAGGCTCGAGGCGCGCGCATCATTTCCGCACCGGGCGAGGCCGCTCCCGAGCCGGAACCCGAGGCTGAACCCGAGCCTGCTGAAGCAACCGCCGAGGTTGCTTCCGAGCAAGAGCCAGCCGAAGCCGCTCCGGCCGAAGAACCCGAGGCCGAGGCCCCCGTTGCTGAAAAGCACGCAGTGGTCGAGGCTCCTGCTGAAGCCGAGGCCCCTGCTGAGGAGCAGGCCGAAGAGCCTGTCCGGAAACCTGAGGAAGAAGCTGCCGAGGCCGCTCCGGAAAAGGCCGATACAGCCGAAAAGACGGCTGAGGAAGCGAAGAAGAAGGCCAAGGATAAGAAGCCCAAGAAAAAGGCCAGGAAAGAGCCCGAGACCGGCCCTCAGGTCCGGGTCATCTCCATGCCCGACCCGGCCGAGGTCGCACGCGCCCAGGCCGAGGCCGAACTGGCCAAGGAAGGCATGCCCGATCCCAGCGGCCGCGCTCCCCGCCCTGCTACTCCGGGAACCCCGCCGCCTTCGCAGCGCAAGGGAAGCGTCCGTAAAAAGGACCGCCGCGTGGTGGACTTCTCACAGAACCTCTCGGAGGAAGAAGACCGCCGTCGCGCTTCGTTGCAGGCCAAGAAGAAAAAGGCACAGCCCGTGCGCGACAAGACCGGCGGCAAGACGCGTCCCCGTCGCGGCAGACGTCCGCAGTTCGACGCCGAGCACGCGCACAGCGCCACCATGGCCGAACAGGCTTCCCAACCGCTCAAACAGGCCAAGCGCAAATTGCGCATCGACGAAGCCATCCGCGTTTCCGACATGGCGCACCAGATGGGCGTCAAGGCGCAGTCCGTTATCAAGGTCCTTTTGGGTCTCGGTGTGATGGCCACCATCAACCAGTCTCTGGACTTCGACACCGCCGGCCTGGTCGCCTCCGAGTTCGGCTATGAAGTCGAGAAGGTCGGCTTCTCCGAGGACGCGTACATCGCACCGCGCGAAGAAGATTCTCCCGAGACGATGAAATCCCGTCCGCCCGTCGTGACCATCATGGGGCACGTCGACCACGGCAAGACCTCCCTGCTCGACGCCATCCGGGAATCCAACATCACGGGCGGCGAGGCAGGCGGAATCACTCAGCACATCGGCGCCTACCATGTGCCCACCCCTCGCGGCGAAGTCGTGTTCCTGGATACGCCCGGCCACGAAGCCTTCACCGCCATGCGCGCACGCGGCGCCCAGGTCACGGATATCGTGGTCCTCGTGGTCGCAGCGGACGACGGCGTGATGGACCAGACCCGCGAGGCCGTGAACCACTCCCGCGCCGCCGGCGTACCCATCGTGGTCGCCGTGAACAAGATGGACAAGGAAGGCGCAGACCCGGACCGCGTGAAGCGCGAGCTGGCCGACCTGGGCCTCCTGCCCGAGGACTGGGGCGGCGAGACCATCTACGGGCATGTTTCGGCCAAAGAACATACCGGACTGGATGAACTTCTCGAAATGATCATCCTCCAGGCCGAAGTGCTCGAACTCAAGGCCAACCCGGACAAGCCCGCCCGCGGCCACATCGTGGAGGCCCGGCTGGACAAGGGTCGCGGCGCCGTGGCCACCGTGCTCATCCAGGAAGGCACCCTGCGCCAGGGCGATCCGTTCGTGTGCGGCCTCTTCTCGGGCCGTGTCCGCGCCATGTTCAACGACAAGGGCGAGAAAGTCGATGCCGCCGGGCCGTCCATCCCCGTGGAAGTCCAGGGGTTCGAAGGCGTTCCGGAAGCAGGCGACGAGTTCGTGGGAGTGGAAGACGACAAGGTCGCGCGCCGCATCGCCGAAGCTCGCCAGCTCAAGCAGCGCGAAAAGGAACTCGCCAAGGAATCCAAGATCACTCTGGAAACCTTCCTGGCCAAGAAGGCCGAGGGCGAAGCCCGTATTCTCAACCTGGTCATCAAATCCGATGTCCAGGGCTCCCTGGAAGCCGTGTCCGAAGCACTGGCCAAGCTCTCCACGGACGAGGTCAAGGTCCACGTCATCCACGGCGGCACCGGCGCCATCACGGAATCGGACATCATGCTCGCCTCGGCGTCCGAAGCCGTCATCATCGGCTTCAACGTGCGCCCCTCGGCCAAGGTCAAGGACGTGGCCGAACAGGAAAAGGTCGACATCCGCTTCTACGACATCATCTACAAGCTGGTGAACGACATCAAAGACGCGCTGTCCGGCATGCTCGCTCCGGAAGTACGCGAGGTCTACCTGGGGCAGGCCGAAGTGCGCGACACCTTCAGCGTGCCCAAAGTGGGGACGGTGGCGGGCTGCGCCGTCATGGACGGCAAGATCACCCGCAACGCCGGCATCCGGCTGCTCCGCGAAGGCGTGGTCATTTACACCGGCACGGTGTCCTCGCTCAAGCGCTTCAAGGATGACGTCAAGGAAGTGCAGAAAGGGTACGAGTGCGGTATCGGACTCACCAACTACAACGACATCAAGGTCGGCGACATAATCGAGGCCTTCGAGGAAGTGGAGGAAGCGCGCACCCTCGACTAG
- a CDS encoding DUF503 domain-containing protein encodes MVIGVLRVEFTLHGNASLKGKRSVAQSLKRKMRNKFNVSVAEVESQESHTRLVLAASTVGNEWKHVESRLTKCLNMLEAAAPEEITDSSIELFSPE; translated from the coding sequence ATGGTTATCGGAGTGCTGCGCGTCGAGTTCACGCTGCACGGCAACGCATCGCTCAAAGGCAAGCGGTCCGTCGCCCAGTCATTGAAGCGCAAGATGCGCAACAAGTTCAATGTGTCCGTAGCCGAGGTCGAATCGCAGGAAAGCCACACCCGGCTGGTGTTGGCCGCATCCACTGTGGGCAATGAGTGGAAGCACGTGGAAAGCCGACTGACCAAATGCCTCAACATGCTCGAAGCAGCCGCGCCGGAAGAGATCACGGACAGCTCCATCGAGCTCTTCTCCCCTGAGTAG
- a CDS encoding DHH family phosphoesterase, which translates to MQPVVDKILHVLRTEDDFLVAGHATPDGDAYGSAVAVCHLLSRMGKQFRHYTSAGAPDTFDWLVHPEAPRSSLQGFIPSWSIILDSSDSDRLDPEVRDALVPERTVNIDHHLGNSLFGALNWVDASEPSVGTMIAKLAHGLDIPLTGDLGEAVYLAMVSDTGHFSYGNTRPETLELAAEIIRLGLNPGDFNAKFEKSWTPQRIRLWSHALGSAVLHCGGQIGVIRINRDILRNTGADDHDCDGLVEVMRRLKSVRIAVSIRETDNGHVKVSMRSHGNDNVQLVAKHLGGGGHKNAAGATVAGTMDDVEQLIVHHGSEVLNLTCPDKACDPASEQAQTKA; encoded by the coding sequence ATGCAGCCCGTCGTGGATAAGATTCTGCACGTCCTGCGCACCGAGGACGACTTTCTGGTGGCCGGACACGCCACACCGGACGGCGACGCGTACGGCTCGGCCGTTGCTGTCTGCCATCTGCTCTCCAGAATGGGCAAGCAGTTCCGCCACTACACCTCGGCTGGCGCGCCGGACACGTTCGACTGGCTGGTCCACCCGGAAGCGCCCCGCTCCTCGCTCCAAGGGTTCATTCCATCCTGGAGCATCATCCTCGACTCCAGCGACAGCGACCGGCTGGACCCGGAGGTCCGCGACGCACTCGTCCCCGAGCGCACGGTGAACATCGACCACCACCTGGGCAACTCGCTGTTCGGCGCGCTGAACTGGGTGGATGCAAGCGAGCCCTCCGTAGGCACCATGATCGCCAAGCTTGCTCATGGGCTGGACATCCCCCTGACCGGCGACCTCGGCGAAGCGGTCTACCTGGCCATGGTCAGCGATACCGGCCACTTCAGCTACGGCAACACCCGTCCGGAAACCCTGGAGCTCGCCGCCGAGATAATCCGCCTCGGCCTGAACCCCGGAGACTTCAACGCCAAGTTTGAAAAGAGCTGGACACCGCAGCGCATCAGGCTCTGGTCCCATGCTCTGGGCAGCGCAGTCTTGCATTGCGGCGGGCAGATCGGCGTGATTCGCATCAACCGGGATATCCTGCGCAACACGGGGGCCGACGATCACGATTGCGACGGACTCGTGGAGGTCATGCGCCGGCTCAAGAGCGTGCGTATCGCCGTGTCCATCCGCGAGACCGACAACGGCCACGTCAAGGTCAGCATGCGCTCCCACGGCAACGACAACGTACAGCTCGTGGCAAAGCACCTTGGCGGCGGTGGACACAAGAACGCAGCCGGCGCCACTGTGGCTGGCACCATGGACGATGTCGAACAGCTCATCGTGCATCACGGCAGCGAGGTGCTGAACCTCACCTGCCCGGACAAGGCATGCGACCCTGCGTCCGAGCAGGCGCAGACCAAGGCTTGA
- the rbfA gene encoding 30S ribosome-binding factor RbfA — protein MTDSDSKRARRLGDTIMRELADIIATEMQDPRLELVTILDVTLDAQMNVATVRYAAHADADKAAEGLAHARGFLRTELGRRFTTRRVPELTFQYDDDAGTPAEDADAFEEMLHAARRG, from the coding sequence ATGACAGACTCCGATTCGAAACGGGCCCGACGCCTGGGTGATACCATTATGCGCGAGCTGGCGGACATTATTGCGACCGAGATGCAGGACCCGCGTCTTGAGCTCGTCACCATTCTGGATGTAACCCTGGACGCCCAGATGAATGTCGCCACCGTTCGCTACGCCGCGCACGCAGACGCCGACAAGGCCGCGGAAGGACTCGCCCATGCCCGCGGGTTCCTGCGCACCGAGCTGGGCAGGCGCTTCACCACACGCCGCGTGCCCGAGCTCACTTTCCAATATGATGATGACGCCGGAACACCAGCCGAAGACGCGGACGCCTTCGAGGAAATGTTGCATGCAGCCCGTCGTGGATAA